A single region of the Maniola jurtina chromosome 6, ilManJurt1.1, whole genome shotgun sequence genome encodes:
- the LOC123866441 gene encoding uncharacterized protein LOC123866441 → MDQLMTREESYAERRRLFKDIWETSMNMDDKEDIMTKPKVIKTLRLSEVDRCVAKKKKKQKLKNLRAVCNKLLDFCDRQDADDLFYEQMAVQSYRPSTCSHPTEEPKIKTKKPLKVKRKTRKTKSLSMPDTDVMSARGITSERKAALKKKTRHISPVKVKRTSFATSKILEIKPILPRNSVMSRPKAVVKKKRSKKKSSDLTMPKDIKYDDLSYLH, encoded by the exons ATGGACCAGCTAATGACCAGGGAGGAAAGCTACGCAGAACGCAGACGACTCTTCAAAGACATCTGGGAGACCTCGATGAATATGGATGACAAGGAGGATATCATGACCAAGCCCAAAGTTATAAA GACTCTAAGATTGAGTGAAGTGGATCGATGTGTggcaaagaagaagaaaaaacagAAGCTTAAAAACCTACGAGCAGTCTGCAATAAACTGTTAGATTTCTGCGATCGCCAGGATGCAGATGACTTGTTCTATGAGCAG ATGGCTGTGCAAAGTTATCGACCTTCAACTTGTTCGCATCCTACCGAAGAACCGAAAATCAAGACCAAGAAACCGTTGAAAGTTAAAAGGAAGACACGGAAAACGAAGAGCTTGTCTATGCCTGATACCGATGTCATGTCAGCGAGAGGCATCACTTCGGAGAGAAAAGCCGCGCTAAAAAAGAAAACTAGACACATTTCTCCCGTTAAAGTAAAACGGACCTCATTTGCGACTAGtaaaatattagaaattaaACCTATATTACCGAGAAATTCTGTTATGTCTCGCCCGAAAGCTGTTGTTAAAAAGAAACGAAGCAAGAAAAAATCTTCAGATTTAACAATGCCGAAAGATATAAAATACGACGATCTATCTTATCtgcattaa